From Motacilla alba alba isolate MOTALB_02 chromosome 4A, Motacilla_alba_V1.0_pri, whole genome shotgun sequence, one genomic window encodes:
- the KLHL13 gene encoding kelch-like protein 13 isoform X3 — translation MLRFISHLYCCSSKEECSEDDKCILSRSLVEEEDPHMKVSLGSSDMGVSAHLQSSKTGTTRFFTSNTHSSVVLQGFDQLRVEGLLCDVTLVPGDGDEVFPVHRAMMASASDYFKAMFTGGMKEQDLMCIKLHGVNKIGLKKIIDFIYTAKLSLNMDNLQDTLEAASFLQILPVLDFCKVFLISGVSLENCVEVGRIANTYNLTEVDKYVNNFILKNFPALLSTGEFVKLPFERLAFVLSSNSLKHCTELELFKAACRWLRYEEPRMEYAAKLMKNIRFPLMTPQDLINYVQTVDFMRTDNTCVNLLLEASNYQMMPYMQPVMQSERTAIRSDSTHLVTLGGVLRQQLVVSKELRMYDEKAHEWKSLAPMDAPRYQHGIAVIGNFLYVVGGQSNYDTKGKTAVDTVFRFDPRYNKWMQVASLNEKRTFFHLSALKGHLYAVGGRNAAGELATVECYNPRMNEWSYVAKMNEPHYGHAGTVYGGLMYISGGITHDTFQKELMCFDPDTDKWTQKAPMTTVRGLHCMCTVGDKLYVIGGNHFRGTSDYDDVLSCEYYSPTLDQWTPIAAMLRGQSDVGVAVFENKIYVVGGYSWNNRCMVEIVQKYDPEKDEWHKVFDLPESLGGIRACTLTVFPPEDNTGSPSRESPLSAP, via the exons ATGCTGAGATTTATATCCCATTTGTATTGTTGCAGCTCAAAAGAAGAATGTTCAGAGGATGACAAGTGTATTCTGAGTAG ATCCCTGGTGGAAGAGGAGGATCCTCATATGAAagtgtctctgggcagcagcgATATGGGCGTCTCTGCCCATCTGCAGTCCTCCAAGACAGGAACCACCAGATTTTTCACCAGCAATACTCACAGTTCTGTGGTATTACAG ggttTTGACCAGCTGCGAGTGGAAGGTTTGCTCTGCGATGTGACGCTCGTTCCTGGAGATGGTGATGAGGTGTTCCCTGTGCACAGAGCAATGATGGCTTCTGCAAGTGATTACTTCAAGGCCATGTTCACAG GAGGCATGAAGGAACAAGATTTAATGTGCATTAAGCTTCATGGAGTGAACAAAATAGGCCTAAAGAAGATCATTGATTTCATCTATACTGCAAAACTTTCCCTTAACATGGACAACCTTCAGGACACTCTGGAAGCTGCCAGTTTTTTGCAGATTTTACCTGTTTTGGACTTCTGTAAAGTATTTCTTATCTCTGGG GTTTCATTGGAAAACTGTGTTGAGGTTGGGCGAATTGCCAACACATACAATCTCACAGAAGTGGATAAATATGTTAATAATTTCATCCTGAAGAACTTCCCTGCATTATTAAGTACTGGTGAATTTGTGAAACTCCCTTTTGAACGTCTTGCCTTCGTGCTTTCAAGTAATAGCCTTAAGCACTGCACTGAACTGGAACTCTTCAAGGCGGCGTGTCGCTGGCTGCGCTACGAGGAGCCTCGCATGGAGTACGCCGCCAAGCTCATGAAGAACATCAGGTTCCCCCTGATGACACCCCAGGATCTTATCAACTACGTTCAGACAGTGGACTTCATGAGAACTGACAATACCTGTGTCAACTTGCTTCTGGAGGCCAGCAATTACCAAATGATGCCGTACATGCAGCCGGTGATGCAGTCGGAGCGGACGGCCATCCGCTCGGACAGCACGCACCTGGTGACGCTGGGCGGGgtgctcaggcagcagctggtggtCAGCAAGGAGCTGCGCATGTACGACGAGAAGGCCCACGAGTGGAAGTCCCTGGCTCCCATGGACGCGCCGCGGTACCAGCACGGCATCGCCGTCATCGGCAACTTCCTCTACGTGGTGGGCGGCCAGAGCAATTACGACACCAAGGGAAAGACGGCGGTGGACACGGTCTTCAGGTTTGATCCGCGCTACAACAAGTGGATGCAAGTGGCATCTCTAAACGAGAAACGGACCTTCTTCCACCTAAGTGCCCTCAAAGGACATTTGTATGCAGTCGGAGGTCGGAATGCAGCGGGCGAGCTAG CCACTGTGGAATGTTACAACCCCAGAATGAACGAGTGGAGCTACGTGGCAAAAATGAACGAGCCCCACTATGGTCACGCTGGAACCGTGTATGGGGGGTTAATGTATATTTCAG GGGGAATTACCCATGACACTTTCCAAAAGGAACTCATGTGCTTTGACCCTGACACAGACAAATGGACTCAGAAAGCTCCGATGACGACAGTCAGAGGTCTGCATTGCATGTGTACTGTAGGAGACAAGCTGTATGTTATTGGTGGAAATCACTTCAGAGGAACCAGTGATTATGATGATGTTCTAAGCTGTGAATATTACTCCCCAACTCTAGACCAGTGGACTCCAATTGCCGCCATGTTACGTGGGCAAAGTGATGTTGGGGTTGctgtctttgaaaataaaatctatgtTGTTGGAGGATATTCTTGGAATAACCGGTGTATGGTGGAAATAGTTCAGAAGTATGATCCAGAAAAAGATGAGTGGCATAAAGTATTTGACCTTCCAGAATCCCTTGGTGGCATTCGAGCCTGCACTCTCACTGTTTTCCCTCCAGAGGACAATACAGGGTCACCGTCCAGAGAGTCTCCTCTGTCAGCACCTTAA
- the KLHL13 gene encoding kelch-like protein 13 isoform X6: MKVSLGSSDMGVSAHLQSSKTGTTRFFTSNTHSSVVLQGFDQLRVEGLLCDVTLVPGDGDEVFPVHRAMMASASDYFKAMFTGGMKEQDLMCIKLHGVNKIGLKKIIDFIYTAKLSLNMDNLQDTLEAASFLQILPVLDFCKVFLISGVSLENCVEVGRIANTYNLTEVDKYVNNFILKNFPALLSTGEFVKLPFERLAFVLSSNSLKHCTELELFKAACRWLRYEEPRMEYAAKLMKNIRFPLMTPQDLINYVQTVDFMRTDNTCVNLLLEASNYQMMPYMQPVMQSERTAIRSDSTHLVTLGGVLRQQLVVSKELRMYDEKAHEWKSLAPMDAPRYQHGIAVIGNFLYVVGGQSNYDTKGKTAVDTVFRFDPRYNKWMQVASLNEKRTFFHLSALKGHLYAVGGRNAAGELATVECYNPRMNEWSYVAKMNEPHYGHAGTVYGGLMYISGGITHDTFQKELMCFDPDTDKWTQKAPMTTVRGLHCMCTVGDKLYVIGGNHFRGTSDYDDVLSCEYYSPTLDQWTPIAAMLRGQSDVGVAVFENKIYVVGGYSWNNRCMVEIVQKYDPEKDEWHKVFDLPESLGGIRACTLTVFPPEDNTGSPSRESPLSAP; this comes from the exons ATGAAagtgtctctgggcagcagcgATATGGGCGTCTCTGCCCATCTGCAGTCCTCCAAGACAGGAACCACCAGATTTTTCACCAGCAATACTCACAGTTCTGTGGTATTACAG ggttTTGACCAGCTGCGAGTGGAAGGTTTGCTCTGCGATGTGACGCTCGTTCCTGGAGATGGTGATGAGGTGTTCCCTGTGCACAGAGCAATGATGGCTTCTGCAAGTGATTACTTCAAGGCCATGTTCACAG GAGGCATGAAGGAACAAGATTTAATGTGCATTAAGCTTCATGGAGTGAACAAAATAGGCCTAAAGAAGATCATTGATTTCATCTATACTGCAAAACTTTCCCTTAACATGGACAACCTTCAGGACACTCTGGAAGCTGCCAGTTTTTTGCAGATTTTACCTGTTTTGGACTTCTGTAAAGTATTTCTTATCTCTGGG GTTTCATTGGAAAACTGTGTTGAGGTTGGGCGAATTGCCAACACATACAATCTCACAGAAGTGGATAAATATGTTAATAATTTCATCCTGAAGAACTTCCCTGCATTATTAAGTACTGGTGAATTTGTGAAACTCCCTTTTGAACGTCTTGCCTTCGTGCTTTCAAGTAATAGCCTTAAGCACTGCACTGAACTGGAACTCTTCAAGGCGGCGTGTCGCTGGCTGCGCTACGAGGAGCCTCGCATGGAGTACGCCGCCAAGCTCATGAAGAACATCAGGTTCCCCCTGATGACACCCCAGGATCTTATCAACTACGTTCAGACAGTGGACTTCATGAGAACTGACAATACCTGTGTCAACTTGCTTCTGGAGGCCAGCAATTACCAAATGATGCCGTACATGCAGCCGGTGATGCAGTCGGAGCGGACGGCCATCCGCTCGGACAGCACGCACCTGGTGACGCTGGGCGGGgtgctcaggcagcagctggtggtCAGCAAGGAGCTGCGCATGTACGACGAGAAGGCCCACGAGTGGAAGTCCCTGGCTCCCATGGACGCGCCGCGGTACCAGCACGGCATCGCCGTCATCGGCAACTTCCTCTACGTGGTGGGCGGCCAGAGCAATTACGACACCAAGGGAAAGACGGCGGTGGACACGGTCTTCAGGTTTGATCCGCGCTACAACAAGTGGATGCAAGTGGCATCTCTAAACGAGAAACGGACCTTCTTCCACCTAAGTGCCCTCAAAGGACATTTGTATGCAGTCGGAGGTCGGAATGCAGCGGGCGAGCTAG CCACTGTGGAATGTTACAACCCCAGAATGAACGAGTGGAGCTACGTGGCAAAAATGAACGAGCCCCACTATGGTCACGCTGGAACCGTGTATGGGGGGTTAATGTATATTTCAG GGGGAATTACCCATGACACTTTCCAAAAGGAACTCATGTGCTTTGACCCTGACACAGACAAATGGACTCAGAAAGCTCCGATGACGACAGTCAGAGGTCTGCATTGCATGTGTACTGTAGGAGACAAGCTGTATGTTATTGGTGGAAATCACTTCAGAGGAACCAGTGATTATGATGATGTTCTAAGCTGTGAATATTACTCCCCAACTCTAGACCAGTGGACTCCAATTGCCGCCATGTTACGTGGGCAAAGTGATGTTGGGGTTGctgtctttgaaaataaaatctatgtTGTTGGAGGATATTCTTGGAATAACCGGTGTATGGTGGAAATAGTTCAGAAGTATGATCCAGAAAAAGATGAGTGGCATAAAGTATTTGACCTTCCAGAATCCCTTGGTGGCATTCGAGCCTGCACTCTCACTGTTTTCCCTCCAGAGGACAATACAGGGTCACCGTCCAGAGAGTCTCCTCTGTCAGCACCTTAA
- the KLHL13 gene encoding kelch-like protein 13 isoform X1 codes for MPLKWKTSSPAIWKFPVPVLKTSRSSPLSPAYISLVEEEDPHMKVSLGSSDMGVSAHLQSSKTGTTRFFTSNTHSSVVLQGFDQLRVEGLLCDVTLVPGDGDEVFPVHRAMMASASDYFKAMFTGGMKEQDLMCIKLHGVNKIGLKKIIDFIYTAKLSLNMDNLQDTLEAASFLQILPVLDFCKVFLISGVSLENCVEVGRIANTYNLTEVDKYVNNFILKNFPALLSTGEFVKLPFERLAFVLSSNSLKHCTELELFKAACRWLRYEEPRMEYAAKLMKNIRFPLMTPQDLINYVQTVDFMRTDNTCVNLLLEASNYQMMPYMQPVMQSERTAIRSDSTHLVTLGGVLRQQLVVSKELRMYDEKAHEWKSLAPMDAPRYQHGIAVIGNFLYVVGGQSNYDTKGKTAVDTVFRFDPRYNKWMQVASLNEKRTFFHLSALKGHLYAVGGRNAAGELATVECYNPRMNEWSYVAKMNEPHYGHAGTVYGGLMYISGGITHDTFQKELMCFDPDTDKWTQKAPMTTVRGLHCMCTVGDKLYVIGGNHFRGTSDYDDVLSCEYYSPTLDQWTPIAAMLRGQSDVGVAVFENKIYVVGGYSWNNRCMVEIVQKYDPEKDEWHKVFDLPESLGGIRACTLTVFPPEDNTGSPSRESPLSAP; via the exons ATGCCATTGAAATGGAAAACGAGCTCTCCTGCTATCTGGAAATTCCCAGTTCCTGTGCTTAAAACATCCAGGTCATCGCCACTTTCTCCAGCATACAT ATCCCTGGTGGAAGAGGAGGATCCTCATATGAAagtgtctctgggcagcagcgATATGGGCGTCTCTGCCCATCTGCAGTCCTCCAAGACAGGAACCACCAGATTTTTCACCAGCAATACTCACAGTTCTGTGGTATTACAG ggttTTGACCAGCTGCGAGTGGAAGGTTTGCTCTGCGATGTGACGCTCGTTCCTGGAGATGGTGATGAGGTGTTCCCTGTGCACAGAGCAATGATGGCTTCTGCAAGTGATTACTTCAAGGCCATGTTCACAG GAGGCATGAAGGAACAAGATTTAATGTGCATTAAGCTTCATGGAGTGAACAAAATAGGCCTAAAGAAGATCATTGATTTCATCTATACTGCAAAACTTTCCCTTAACATGGACAACCTTCAGGACACTCTGGAAGCTGCCAGTTTTTTGCAGATTTTACCTGTTTTGGACTTCTGTAAAGTATTTCTTATCTCTGGG GTTTCATTGGAAAACTGTGTTGAGGTTGGGCGAATTGCCAACACATACAATCTCACAGAAGTGGATAAATATGTTAATAATTTCATCCTGAAGAACTTCCCTGCATTATTAAGTACTGGTGAATTTGTGAAACTCCCTTTTGAACGTCTTGCCTTCGTGCTTTCAAGTAATAGCCTTAAGCACTGCACTGAACTGGAACTCTTCAAGGCGGCGTGTCGCTGGCTGCGCTACGAGGAGCCTCGCATGGAGTACGCCGCCAAGCTCATGAAGAACATCAGGTTCCCCCTGATGACACCCCAGGATCTTATCAACTACGTTCAGACAGTGGACTTCATGAGAACTGACAATACCTGTGTCAACTTGCTTCTGGAGGCCAGCAATTACCAAATGATGCCGTACATGCAGCCGGTGATGCAGTCGGAGCGGACGGCCATCCGCTCGGACAGCACGCACCTGGTGACGCTGGGCGGGgtgctcaggcagcagctggtggtCAGCAAGGAGCTGCGCATGTACGACGAGAAGGCCCACGAGTGGAAGTCCCTGGCTCCCATGGACGCGCCGCGGTACCAGCACGGCATCGCCGTCATCGGCAACTTCCTCTACGTGGTGGGCGGCCAGAGCAATTACGACACCAAGGGAAAGACGGCGGTGGACACGGTCTTCAGGTTTGATCCGCGCTACAACAAGTGGATGCAAGTGGCATCTCTAAACGAGAAACGGACCTTCTTCCACCTAAGTGCCCTCAAAGGACATTTGTATGCAGTCGGAGGTCGGAATGCAGCGGGCGAGCTAG CCACTGTGGAATGTTACAACCCCAGAATGAACGAGTGGAGCTACGTGGCAAAAATGAACGAGCCCCACTATGGTCACGCTGGAACCGTGTATGGGGGGTTAATGTATATTTCAG GGGGAATTACCCATGACACTTTCCAAAAGGAACTCATGTGCTTTGACCCTGACACAGACAAATGGACTCAGAAAGCTCCGATGACGACAGTCAGAGGTCTGCATTGCATGTGTACTGTAGGAGACAAGCTGTATGTTATTGGTGGAAATCACTTCAGAGGAACCAGTGATTATGATGATGTTCTAAGCTGTGAATATTACTCCCCAACTCTAGACCAGTGGACTCCAATTGCCGCCATGTTACGTGGGCAAAGTGATGTTGGGGTTGctgtctttgaaaataaaatctatgtTGTTGGAGGATATTCTTGGAATAACCGGTGTATGGTGGAAATAGTTCAGAAGTATGATCCAGAAAAAGATGAGTGGCATAAAGTATTTGACCTTCCAGAATCCCTTGGTGGCATTCGAGCCTGCACTCTCACTGTTTTCCCTCCAGAGGACAATACAGGGTCACCGTCCAGAGAGTCTCCTCTGTCAGCACCTTAA
- the KLHL13 gene encoding kelch-like protein 13 isoform X5 produces the protein MMWRDSLSLVEEEDPHMKVSLGSSDMGVSAHLQSSKTGTTRFFTSNTHSSVVLQGFDQLRVEGLLCDVTLVPGDGDEVFPVHRAMMASASDYFKAMFTGGMKEQDLMCIKLHGVNKIGLKKIIDFIYTAKLSLNMDNLQDTLEAASFLQILPVLDFCKVFLISGVSLENCVEVGRIANTYNLTEVDKYVNNFILKNFPALLSTGEFVKLPFERLAFVLSSNSLKHCTELELFKAACRWLRYEEPRMEYAAKLMKNIRFPLMTPQDLINYVQTVDFMRTDNTCVNLLLEASNYQMMPYMQPVMQSERTAIRSDSTHLVTLGGVLRQQLVVSKELRMYDEKAHEWKSLAPMDAPRYQHGIAVIGNFLYVVGGQSNYDTKGKTAVDTVFRFDPRYNKWMQVASLNEKRTFFHLSALKGHLYAVGGRNAAGELATVECYNPRMNEWSYVAKMNEPHYGHAGTVYGGLMYISGGITHDTFQKELMCFDPDTDKWTQKAPMTTVRGLHCMCTVGDKLYVIGGNHFRGTSDYDDVLSCEYYSPTLDQWTPIAAMLRGQSDVGVAVFENKIYVVGGYSWNNRCMVEIVQKYDPEKDEWHKVFDLPESLGGIRACTLTVFPPEDNTGSPSRESPLSAP, from the exons ATCCCTGGTGGAAGAGGAGGATCCTCATATGAAagtgtctctgggcagcagcgATATGGGCGTCTCTGCCCATCTGCAGTCCTCCAAGACAGGAACCACCAGATTTTTCACCAGCAATACTCACAGTTCTGTGGTATTACAG ggttTTGACCAGCTGCGAGTGGAAGGTTTGCTCTGCGATGTGACGCTCGTTCCTGGAGATGGTGATGAGGTGTTCCCTGTGCACAGAGCAATGATGGCTTCTGCAAGTGATTACTTCAAGGCCATGTTCACAG GAGGCATGAAGGAACAAGATTTAATGTGCATTAAGCTTCATGGAGTGAACAAAATAGGCCTAAAGAAGATCATTGATTTCATCTATACTGCAAAACTTTCCCTTAACATGGACAACCTTCAGGACACTCTGGAAGCTGCCAGTTTTTTGCAGATTTTACCTGTTTTGGACTTCTGTAAAGTATTTCTTATCTCTGGG GTTTCATTGGAAAACTGTGTTGAGGTTGGGCGAATTGCCAACACATACAATCTCACAGAAGTGGATAAATATGTTAATAATTTCATCCTGAAGAACTTCCCTGCATTATTAAGTACTGGTGAATTTGTGAAACTCCCTTTTGAACGTCTTGCCTTCGTGCTTTCAAGTAATAGCCTTAAGCACTGCACTGAACTGGAACTCTTCAAGGCGGCGTGTCGCTGGCTGCGCTACGAGGAGCCTCGCATGGAGTACGCCGCCAAGCTCATGAAGAACATCAGGTTCCCCCTGATGACACCCCAGGATCTTATCAACTACGTTCAGACAGTGGACTTCATGAGAACTGACAATACCTGTGTCAACTTGCTTCTGGAGGCCAGCAATTACCAAATGATGCCGTACATGCAGCCGGTGATGCAGTCGGAGCGGACGGCCATCCGCTCGGACAGCACGCACCTGGTGACGCTGGGCGGGgtgctcaggcagcagctggtggtCAGCAAGGAGCTGCGCATGTACGACGAGAAGGCCCACGAGTGGAAGTCCCTGGCTCCCATGGACGCGCCGCGGTACCAGCACGGCATCGCCGTCATCGGCAACTTCCTCTACGTGGTGGGCGGCCAGAGCAATTACGACACCAAGGGAAAGACGGCGGTGGACACGGTCTTCAGGTTTGATCCGCGCTACAACAAGTGGATGCAAGTGGCATCTCTAAACGAGAAACGGACCTTCTTCCACCTAAGTGCCCTCAAAGGACATTTGTATGCAGTCGGAGGTCGGAATGCAGCGGGCGAGCTAG CCACTGTGGAATGTTACAACCCCAGAATGAACGAGTGGAGCTACGTGGCAAAAATGAACGAGCCCCACTATGGTCACGCTGGAACCGTGTATGGGGGGTTAATGTATATTTCAG GGGGAATTACCCATGACACTTTCCAAAAGGAACTCATGTGCTTTGACCCTGACACAGACAAATGGACTCAGAAAGCTCCGATGACGACAGTCAGAGGTCTGCATTGCATGTGTACTGTAGGAGACAAGCTGTATGTTATTGGTGGAAATCACTTCAGAGGAACCAGTGATTATGATGATGTTCTAAGCTGTGAATATTACTCCCCAACTCTAGACCAGTGGACTCCAATTGCCGCCATGTTACGTGGGCAAAGTGATGTTGGGGTTGctgtctttgaaaataaaatctatgtTGTTGGAGGATATTCTTGGAATAACCGGTGTATGGTGGAAATAGTTCAGAAGTATGATCCAGAAAAAGATGAGTGGCATAAAGTATTTGACCTTCCAGAATCCCTTGGTGGCATTCGAGCCTGCACTCTCACTGTTTTCCCTCCAGAGGACAATACAGGGTCACCGTCCAGAGAGTCTCCTCTGTCAGCACCTTAA
- the KLHL13 gene encoding kelch-like protein 13 isoform X2 yields the protein MNSKKAEILCVHEEQRRYFRLSEMMWRDSLSLVEEEDPHMKVSLGSSDMGVSAHLQSSKTGTTRFFTSNTHSSVVLQGFDQLRVEGLLCDVTLVPGDGDEVFPVHRAMMASASDYFKAMFTGGMKEQDLMCIKLHGVNKIGLKKIIDFIYTAKLSLNMDNLQDTLEAASFLQILPVLDFCKVFLISGVSLENCVEVGRIANTYNLTEVDKYVNNFILKNFPALLSTGEFVKLPFERLAFVLSSNSLKHCTELELFKAACRWLRYEEPRMEYAAKLMKNIRFPLMTPQDLINYVQTVDFMRTDNTCVNLLLEASNYQMMPYMQPVMQSERTAIRSDSTHLVTLGGVLRQQLVVSKELRMYDEKAHEWKSLAPMDAPRYQHGIAVIGNFLYVVGGQSNYDTKGKTAVDTVFRFDPRYNKWMQVASLNEKRTFFHLSALKGHLYAVGGRNAAGELATVECYNPRMNEWSYVAKMNEPHYGHAGTVYGGLMYISGGITHDTFQKELMCFDPDTDKWTQKAPMTTVRGLHCMCTVGDKLYVIGGNHFRGTSDYDDVLSCEYYSPTLDQWTPIAAMLRGQSDVGVAVFENKIYVVGGYSWNNRCMVEIVQKYDPEKDEWHKVFDLPESLGGIRACTLTVFPPEDNTGSPSRESPLSAP from the exons ATCCCTGGTGGAAGAGGAGGATCCTCATATGAAagtgtctctgggcagcagcgATATGGGCGTCTCTGCCCATCTGCAGTCCTCCAAGACAGGAACCACCAGATTTTTCACCAGCAATACTCACAGTTCTGTGGTATTACAG ggttTTGACCAGCTGCGAGTGGAAGGTTTGCTCTGCGATGTGACGCTCGTTCCTGGAGATGGTGATGAGGTGTTCCCTGTGCACAGAGCAATGATGGCTTCTGCAAGTGATTACTTCAAGGCCATGTTCACAG GAGGCATGAAGGAACAAGATTTAATGTGCATTAAGCTTCATGGAGTGAACAAAATAGGCCTAAAGAAGATCATTGATTTCATCTATACTGCAAAACTTTCCCTTAACATGGACAACCTTCAGGACACTCTGGAAGCTGCCAGTTTTTTGCAGATTTTACCTGTTTTGGACTTCTGTAAAGTATTTCTTATCTCTGGG GTTTCATTGGAAAACTGTGTTGAGGTTGGGCGAATTGCCAACACATACAATCTCACAGAAGTGGATAAATATGTTAATAATTTCATCCTGAAGAACTTCCCTGCATTATTAAGTACTGGTGAATTTGTGAAACTCCCTTTTGAACGTCTTGCCTTCGTGCTTTCAAGTAATAGCCTTAAGCACTGCACTGAACTGGAACTCTTCAAGGCGGCGTGTCGCTGGCTGCGCTACGAGGAGCCTCGCATGGAGTACGCCGCCAAGCTCATGAAGAACATCAGGTTCCCCCTGATGACACCCCAGGATCTTATCAACTACGTTCAGACAGTGGACTTCATGAGAACTGACAATACCTGTGTCAACTTGCTTCTGGAGGCCAGCAATTACCAAATGATGCCGTACATGCAGCCGGTGATGCAGTCGGAGCGGACGGCCATCCGCTCGGACAGCACGCACCTGGTGACGCTGGGCGGGgtgctcaggcagcagctggtggtCAGCAAGGAGCTGCGCATGTACGACGAGAAGGCCCACGAGTGGAAGTCCCTGGCTCCCATGGACGCGCCGCGGTACCAGCACGGCATCGCCGTCATCGGCAACTTCCTCTACGTGGTGGGCGGCCAGAGCAATTACGACACCAAGGGAAAGACGGCGGTGGACACGGTCTTCAGGTTTGATCCGCGCTACAACAAGTGGATGCAAGTGGCATCTCTAAACGAGAAACGGACCTTCTTCCACCTAAGTGCCCTCAAAGGACATTTGTATGCAGTCGGAGGTCGGAATGCAGCGGGCGAGCTAG CCACTGTGGAATGTTACAACCCCAGAATGAACGAGTGGAGCTACGTGGCAAAAATGAACGAGCCCCACTATGGTCACGCTGGAACCGTGTATGGGGGGTTAATGTATATTTCAG GGGGAATTACCCATGACACTTTCCAAAAGGAACTCATGTGCTTTGACCCTGACACAGACAAATGGACTCAGAAAGCTCCGATGACGACAGTCAGAGGTCTGCATTGCATGTGTACTGTAGGAGACAAGCTGTATGTTATTGGTGGAAATCACTTCAGAGGAACCAGTGATTATGATGATGTTCTAAGCTGTGAATATTACTCCCCAACTCTAGACCAGTGGACTCCAATTGCCGCCATGTTACGTGGGCAAAGTGATGTTGGGGTTGctgtctttgaaaataaaatctatgtTGTTGGAGGATATTCTTGGAATAACCGGTGTATGGTGGAAATAGTTCAGAAGTATGATCCAGAAAAAGATGAGTGGCATAAAGTATTTGACCTTCCAGAATCCCTTGGTGGCATTCGAGCCTGCACTCTCACTGTTTTCCCTCCAGAGGACAATACAGGGTCACCGTCCAGAGAGTCTCCTCTGTCAGCACCTTAA